From Nitrosopumilus zosterae, the proteins below share one genomic window:
- a CDS encoding CxxC-x17-CxxC domain-containing protein produces MYKCTCSDCGKDSEVPFEPKADRPVYCRECLPKHRN; encoded by the coding sequence ATGTACAAATGTACATGTTCTGACTGTGGCAAAGATTCTGAAGTTCCTTTTGAACCAAAAGCGGACAGACCAGTTTATTGCCGAGAATGTTTACCCAAACATCGCAATTGA
- a CDS encoding DNA-binding protein encodes MSNNSKDTIFIGKKPLMTYVTSAIIQLATMPLITIKARGMTIAHAVDVAQIVLKKTKPAFVIGNIKIGSESLVSQDGRHRDVSSIEISLKRAEASR; translated from the coding sequence ATGTCAAACAACTCTAAAGATACAATTTTCATTGGGAAAAAACCCTTGATGACTTATGTTACATCAGCAATTATTCAATTAGCTACCATGCCTTTAATTACAATTAAAGCCAGAGGAATGACTATTGCACATGCAGTAGATGTTGCACAAATAGTGTTGAAAAAAACAAAGCCTGCTTTTGTAATCGGGAACATAAAAATTGGTTCAGAATCACTTGTTTCTCAAGATGGCAGACACCGTGATGTTTCTTCAATTGAGATTTCTCTAAAAAGGGCAGAAGCATCAAGGTAG
- a CDS encoding transcription initiation factor IIB — MLSDDVTGERFCGKCGFVISETLQDSGPEWRSFSKDGGTDPTRTGAPSSLMIHDMGLSTVINPINKDASGKPLSTSMKSTIERLRTWDSRSQVHEPIDRNLRQALSDLNKLKDKVAIPANVLEKASYIYRKALEKKLVRGRSIAAMIAAALYAACRDTETPRTLKDIADAANVKRKDIARCYRLLHHELELKMPVVDSIQCIARISSKLDISEKTKRYAVKVLKDAQERKESAGKDPMGLAATALYLSCVHNGVSITQRDLAEAAGVTEVTIRNRYKGLKADQTTKSEI, encoded by the coding sequence ATGTTATCAGATGATGTTACAGGAGAAAGATTTTGTGGCAAATGTGGATTTGTAATTTCAGAGACACTTCAAGATTCTGGACCTGAATGGAGGTCATTTTCAAAAGATGGCGGAACAGATCCAACAAGAACAGGGGCTCCGTCTTCACTGATGATTCATGATATGGGATTGTCCACAGTTATTAATCCGATAAACAAGGATGCATCTGGGAAACCTCTTTCTACATCCATGAAGAGCACCATTGAAAGGCTGAGAACTTGGGATAGTAGAAGTCAAGTTCACGAGCCTATTGATAGAAATTTGAGACAAGCTCTTAGTGATTTAAATAAATTAAAAGACAAGGTTGCCATTCCTGCAAATGTTCTTGAAAAAGCATCATATATTTACAGAAAGGCTTTGGAGAAGAAACTTGTCCGCGGAAGATCTATTGCCGCAATGATTGCAGCGGCACTTTATGCAGCTTGTAGAGACACTGAAACCCCTAGAACTCTGAAAGATATAGCAGATGCTGCAAATGTCAAACGTAAAGATATTGCGCGCTGCTATCGATTACTACATCATGAGTTAGAGCTAAAAATGCCCGTGGTGGATTCAATCCAGTGCATCGCAAGAATTTCAAGCAAACTGGATATTTCTGAGAAAACTAAACGTTATGCAGTTAAAGTGCTAAAGGATGCACAAGAACGCAAAGAATCTGCAGGGAAAGACCCTATGGGATTGGCTGCAACTGCATTATACCTATCCTGTGTACATAATGGGGTGTCTATCACTCAACGGGATCTTGCAGAAGCTGCTGGCGTCACAGAGGTTACAATAAGAAATCGATACAAGGGTCTAAAAGCAGACCAAACAACAAAATCTGAAATTTAA